The Arachis ipaensis cultivar K30076 chromosome B03, Araip1.1, whole genome shotgun sequence region agttaggttttgtattttgattaaatggattgtcttaagttaggtgggaaaagtttaagttaattaaggattcagattttagtccacttgaccaaatacaatcctaccttgaccctaaccccattacaacccttaaaagacctcttgatatgtgtatttgtgcatcaaatttgtgatgattggtagaagaagagcaagccttagaaagcaagattagtagagaattgagagagtcgaaccttaaacacttgagcgattagagtgtatacacttccggtgagggttcgatgctcgattctttgttcccggctttcatgagctattttcttcttgcaagtctatttgtacttcatttttatgatttgaattagtgaaatccagtttatatttgttcttgaaagatttatttacttttaaccaagtaggtagaaacattctgcatgtagttgcattcatatagatagattgcatttcatacttatctaccattcctcttcccctttatagcttctcttgagcttagcatgaggacacgctaatgtttaagtgtggtgaggttgataaaccactattttatggtttatcttgtgctcaattgagtggattttatcaatctttcatacacttatccatatcaaatgcatggttttacaatttccttcttgattttgtgctatgattgaaaacatgcttcgtgcTCTTAAATTttgctatgtttaaatcctctcttattaccattcaatgtcttgatatgtgtgttaagttttttcagagattacagggcaggaatggctcagaggatggaaagaaagcatgcaaaagtggaaggaatacaagaaactgaaggaactgctaaagctgtccaacctgacctcttggtactaaatcgaccataacttgagctacttAGATTCAAATGacatggttctagttgcgttggaaagctaacgtccgggacttcgcaacgatatataatttgccatagctgccttgAAGCCaagtgacgtgaacgcgtggatcacgtggacgcgtgacatggaaaaaacccaatccacgctaacgcgtggacgacgcttctgcgtgactttgcagcgacctgtacgtactagaaatcactgggggcgatttctgggctatttttgacccagaaaacacagattagaggctataaaatggggcaatcaatccattcatccaaaaaaaaaaaacaacagaagattaactcataattcataattttgggtttagatgtagcttttagagagagagagaggctctctcctctctcttaggatattaggatttaggatttctattatgattaggctacttctcttcaatcacaggttcaatgttcctttaatttattttctacttttagttattctattactttaattgttatttatcttttcaatttggtttatgaacttcatgttagagttgatttctttatttaatataatttgaggtatttcagatttaagatttctttcttttatttatgttactgctgcttcgaatctgaaggcatttttattcgagtagattttctccttttggttttggttaagtaattggtaacacttgagttatcagactcagcagttgattgaaaattgggattactgattgatttggattgctctaaagctagtcttttcacaggagttgactaggacttgaggatcaagttaattagtccacttgactttcctttatttagtaagggttaactaagtgggagcaataacaattctcatcacacctgataaggataactaggataggatttccagttctcataccttgccaagaaattttctaattattaatttatttttcttgtcatttaaaattACTTGTTCCATatttaaaaaaccaaaaaatatacaatttcataaccaataataaatcatacttccctgcaatttcttgagaagacgacccaaggtttaaatacttcggttataaattttattgggttttgttacttgtgacaaacaaatttttgtacgaaaggattctctgttggtttagaagctatatttACAACGcgaatatatttttataaaaattctttactgatagaaaatccgatcgtcagtactcttgatctcggtttatatttgatttgaattaaactttgatgtttgggatttaattgctggtttggactatactcacaactgaatcattttttttatctaatttccGAACCGGTACGAATCTTAatctatcaagtttttggcgccgtttccggggatgcAATTGAGTactatcttttggttgttgtaaatatgttgatagtgtaaatatcttactttttggttgtttggttgtttttgttaatatttaggttcttgtttttcttgttcattaatgccttttatttttatttcctactttctctatgagctatcaacattgttgcttggagcttggttgtgaGTGTTTTATAGGGTATGATGAATTCCAATTAGGATTGCTTCATGGAGTGGGAGAATCAATTTAGGGAGGAACCAATTGCgtatgagcaacactcatggcaaACACCTCCTTTACATTACAATGAGCCAAACTTTCCCCTTTGTGAATATCAACCCCAAAGATATGAGAGATACCCCATACACGATCTTCAACCACCAAACTTTCAACCACCACACCCTACACCTCCATGGAATCAAGTTACTTATACACCTTACCatcaaccatatgaaccaccacacccgtatacaccacctcaataccctTACCTACATGATACACCTTCCCACtatacaacctttctcccaacctttgaaccttctcttccaTCAAATTGTGAAGTTTCCCAACCCTTTCCCCAAGAACTACAAGACCTTCAAGAAttcttccaagagcaagaagggttccGAAGGAAGCAAGGGGAATTtatggctaccatagccgaagcgaTAAACTGCTTAGCCTCACTACGCTCGAGCAATCAAGACATTTCCCTTGAGGAATGTGGAGGAGCAACGAAGGAGTGTAGAGAGGAGGATAACATGGAGCctcaaggagaagaagaggagcCAAGGCTTGAGTCACAAAAGGAGGAAGGTAGAACTAGTAAatcagaagaggtaaatggagaGTTGGGGGAGTTTGATCAAGATGTGGATTGCATCATCAATgttttttgtccaccttggttAACCCCCTGAATAATCTAGAAGACCCCTTCTctcttgattttgaaaaagataagggaGAGCTTGAAAAGGGTGGTGAGGAAGTGATGATCACCCAAGAAGTGGAAGCTTCCATGCAAGGGCTTGATATGATAACTCCATCCCAAGGACAAATTGTGTGGGTAACAATATCCTCAATGAGCTTCATAGGCCCGTATCAATTTGCTCTCTTGGAAACGGATTATCAACTAAAGGCTCTTCTTGGAGTGTTACAAGGTGAAAGATTGGGTGTTGGTTGTGAAAGGAATTCAAGGCATAAATGGTGCAAGGTCCAATTTGGAGAAGCCTAACATTCAAGTGGGTGTTTCAAAGGTGCTTGGAGAGGTTGTTCATCCAAGGGTACAAGTGAAAGTCAATAAGAGGATGATAGAGaaaccaaagtgtgggatccgggcGTACAACTCTACAACCAACAATTTTGGGTCCCAATTACTT contains the following coding sequences:
- the LOC107633228 gene encoding protein PAF1 homolog; the encoded protein is MEWENQFREEPIAYEQHSWQTPPLHYNEPNFPLCEYQPQRYERYPIHDLQPPNFQPPHPTPPWNQVTYTPYHQPYEPPHPYTPPQYPYLHDTPSHYTTFLPTFEPSLPSNCEVSQPFPQELQDLQEFFQEQEGFRRKQGEFMATIAEAINCLASLRSSNQDISLEECGGATKECREEDNMEPQGEEEEPRLESQKEEGRTSKSEEVKDWVLVVKGIQGINGARSNLEKPNIQVGVSKVLGEVVHPRVQVKVNKRMIEKPKMRYNRKEPVEEEDTEDGDAENALDLAIPQNPSPRIRQPKVEELRNILSESCLCTEDHI